A stretch of DNA from Bacteroidota bacterium:
AAAACGATAAACCCCGTCCTTATTGCCGCACGTGAACTATCCGTTCGCTTCGGTGAGCAGGTTGTTTTGAACAACGCAACAATGAGCGTTCATCAAGCTGATAGAATCGGATTGATCGGAAACAATGGTTCAGGTAAATCGACACTTTTAAAGATTATTGCAGGTATGATGGAACCGGATTCAGGAACGGTAACGCGACGGAGAAACATCATGATAGGATACCTCTCACAAGACTTACAACTCGACTCTGCTTTATCGGTGTACGAAAATATTTTGGAGGGAGCGCATGATGTTATCGAGATTCTAAGGGAATACGAGTCGCTTCCTGTTACATCAGAAAAACGGCATCTTCTTGAGGCACACATTCATCACCGGGACGGATGGAATCTGGAAAATAGGATTGAAACAGTAATGCATTCTCTGAATGCGCCTGAGAAGGATCGTGATATTACGACTCTCTCAGGTGGTGAAAAACGCCGTGTGGCTTTGTGCAAAGCAATTATCTCACGTCCCGATCTCCTCATACTCGACGAACCGACAAATCATCTCGATACACAATCGATAGAGTGGATGGAGGAATTTTTGGAAAAATACTCCGGTGCATGTCTCTTTGTTACGCACGATAGATATTTTCTCGATTCTATTGCGACCCGGATTATCGAGCTTACGAATGGCGTCTGTTACTCTCACACAGGTAATTACACCGACTTTATGCTTGATAAAGTTGAGCGTGAGTCGCAATTAGAAACGGAAGAAAGGAAGAGGAACCGTTTCTTGCTCAGGGAACTTGAATGGGTGCGCAAGGGACCACGGGCACGGAGAACCAAGTCGAAAAGCCGGCTCAGTAAATATTTTGAAGAGGTTGATAAGAAAGGGTATGAGCCAGATGCGGAAGTTGAACTGATTATTCCACATGCATCGGTTCTTGGCTCCAAAATTATGAACTTAAAGAATGTCGGGATTGAGCTTGGCGGTAAAAAACTATTTAGTAAAGTGGACTTCAATTTCGACAGAAAGAGGAAGTTGGGCATCATCGGTCACAACGGTTTAGGCAAAACCACGCTATTGAAAATCATACTCGGGGAATTGCGCCCAACAGAAGGCCATGCTGAAATAGGTGATAGAACAATCTTTAACTACATCGATCAATCGCGTTTGGCGTTGAACGATGAGAACACAGTCTTGCAGGAAATTGGAGAAGGTAATGAGTGGATTATCTTTGGCGAAGAACGTCTGACTGTGTGGAAATATCTGCGGCGGTTTCTGTTTGCCGATGACAGAATGCAGACGAAAGTCGGCAAACTCTCAGGCGAGGAGCGAAGCCGGCTCTTATTAGCAAAGATACTGAAAAATGGCGGTAATTTCCTGATCTTAGACGAACCGACAAATGATCTCGACCTGGCAACACTACGCATCCTCGAAGAAGCACTCTCGTCATTCGATGGATGTGTCGTCGTGGTGAGTCATGATAGGTACTTTCTGAATCGCGTTTGCAATGGTATTCTTGCCTTTGAAGGAGACGGCTATGTGCATTTCAGTGAAGGTGATTACGACTATTACCTTGAGAAACGTAACGCCAGGTTTGCAGAAAAAGAAGCGCAGTTGAACATGACAAAAGAGCACGATACAAAATTGAAACCACAGACCAAAAAGCCGGTAAAGAAATTAACATGGAAAGAAGCCAAGGAGTTGGAGGCAATTGAGAAAGACATTGTCCTCGCAGAACAGGAAGTAGAACGCATCGAAGCAATTTTCTCTTCAAACGATTTTTACGATAAGCATGGGGAGCAT
This window harbors:
- a CDS encoding ABC-F family ATP-binding cassette domain-containing protein is translated as MSKTINPVLIAARELSVRFGEQVVLNNATMSVHQADRIGLIGNNGSGKSTLLKIIAGMMEPDSGTVTRRRNIMIGYLSQDLQLDSALSVYENILEGAHDVIEILREYESLPVTSEKRHLLEAHIHHRDGWNLENRIETVMHSLNAPEKDRDITTLSGGEKRRVALCKAIISRPDLLILDEPTNHLDTQSIEWMEEFLEKYSGACLFVTHDRYFLDSIATRIIELTNGVCYSHTGNYTDFMLDKVERESQLETEERKRNRFLLRELEWVRKGPRARRTKSKSRLSKYFEEVDKKGYEPDAEVELIIPHASVLGSKIMNLKNVGIELGGKKLFSKVDFNFDRKRKLGIIGHNGLGKTTLLKIILGELRPTEGHAEIGDRTIFNYIDQSRLALNDENTVLQEIGEGNEWIIFGEERLTVWKYLRRFLFADDRMQTKVGKLSGEERSRLLLAKILKNGGNFLILDEPTNDLDLATLRILEEALSSFDGCVVVVSHDRYFLNRVCNGILAFEGDGYVHFSEGDYDYYLEKRNARFAEKEAQLNMTKEHDTKLKPQTKKPVKKLTWKEAKELEAIEKDIVLAEQEVERIEAIFSSNDFYDKHGEHTVQLTEELTSAKEQIERLYVRWHELEELRAGMQ